A genome region from Erigeron canadensis isolate Cc75 chromosome 3, C_canadensis_v1, whole genome shotgun sequence includes the following:
- the LOC122591025 gene encoding uncharacterized protein LOC122591025 produces the protein MEQSKSDSHIQYNPVQPENTDPMPSAQSFQNAIPRHSSVKPVLNYSIRTGEEFSLEFMRDRANPKVPFVQYAAVDPSHTPGYLELKGILGISHTGSESGSDISMINMVERNHLENNSSLASSNASDSSPKIKILCSFGGKILPRPSDGKLRYVGGSTRIIRIRKDIYWQELRQKLIEVYIETYAVKYQLPGEDLDALVSVSSDEDLLNMMEECNMLGIGEGSQKLRLFLFSVGDLDDTNFSHANSGGDHEFQFVVAVNGMDVGSRRESGMNGLMSSSTNNLSELDGQNGDYIRSNTSPLTSVPVSSPAMPPNFSNVYENRNQMHHGEANLNFSPVETSVPLNTEGLMQTRQPQLEEKPKGESVVKQEIKQAKIRSPRDDVAEGKLPPKPKMNEERPVNVPNMPKVARSNDNDTCTSNSALGPDNLRSDLIDLSYLEPPVVPPSRVYHSERIPRGPAEMNRLTKSDDSLGSQLLATHLQSDADTQGFISESEASHEPIEDRMAVNNNQVSDPVNVADATTANDKKIKFDKPADAGSQPGHQGYPAPNTHAPSGVVASGGGDILIDINDRFPRDFLSDVFARAISEESHGISVLPQDGVGMSMNIENHDPKHWSYFQKLANGEREEFRQKDVSLIDQDHLAFLSGLPKVEEELSSVYNVSGTQVGLRNAFVEDGEREIAGSASTSMQPHYNPSEMKSSEGMQFDDLADNMRMPDSEYTAETRNDALSSIDPSLADLDISSLQIIRNEDLEELRELGSGTFGTVYHGKWRGTDVAIKRIKKSCFAGRSSEQERLTVEFWREAVILSKLHHPNVMAFYGVVQDGPDGTLATVTEFMVDGSLRHVLLRKDRHLDHRKRLIIAMDAAFGMEYLHSKNIVHFDLKCDNLLVNMKDSSRPICKVGDFGLSKIKRNTLVSGGVRGTLPWMAPELLNGGSNKVSEKVDVFSFGIVLWEILTREEPYANMHYGAIIGGIVNNTLRPSVPSDCDPDWRRLMEQCWSPDPAVRPSFTEITNQLRIMSAACQSKAHAHKAS, from the exons ATGGAACAATCAAAAAGTGACAGCCATATTCAATATAACCCTGTTCAGCCCGAGAATACCGACCCTATGCCTTCGGCTCAGAGTTTCCAAAATGCAATTCCTAGACACTCTTCAGTAAAACCTGTGTTAAACTATTCCATTCGAACTGGTGAAGAGTTCTCTCTAGAATTTATGCGGGATCGGGCTAACCCTAAGGTGCCATTTGTCCAGTATGCTGCAGTTGATCCTAGTCATACGCCTGGCTACTTGGAACTAAAAGGCATTTTGGGTATTAGTCATACAGGATCTGAAAGCGGGTCGGATATATCCATGATTAATATGGTTGAAAGAAACCATCTTGAGAACAATTCTTCTCTAGCTTCTTCTAATGCGTCAGATAGTTCACCAAAGATTAAAATCCTCTGTAGTTTTGGTGGTAAAATATTACCTCGCCCAAGTGACGGAAAGCTCAGATATGTTGGAGGAAGCACACGAATTATCCGCAtaagaaaagatatatattgGCAAGAGTTACGCCAAAAACTGATAGAAGTTTATATTGAAACTTATGCAGTCAAATATCAGCTTCCTGGCGAGGATCTTGATGCTTTAGTTTCGGTTTCTTCTGATGAAGATTTGctgaatatgatggaggaaTGTAACATGTTAGGCATAGGAGAAGGGTCACAAAAGCTTAGATTGTTTTTATTCTCTGTAGGTGATTTAGATGATACCAATTTCAGTCATGCTAATTCTGGTGGTGATCATGAATTTCAGTTTGTGGTGGCTGTAAATGGGATGGATGTGGGGTCACGAAGGGAGTCGGGTATGAATGGTTTGATGAGTTCGTCAACCAATAATTTAAGTGAGCTTGATGGTCAAAATGGTGACTACATTAGGAGCAACACATCACCATTGACTTCAGTGCCGGTGTCTTCTCCTGCCATGCCCCCTAACTTTTCAAATGTATATGAAAACCGTAACCAGATGCATCATGGAGAAGCTAATTTAAATTTCTCGCCTGTGGAAACTTCTGTTCCACTGAATACCGAAGGGCTTATGCAAACCCGGCAGCCACAATTGGAGGAAAAGCCAAAGGGTGAAAGTGTTGTTAAACAAGAAATTAAACAAGCTAAAATTAGATCCCCAAGAGATGATGTAGCAGAGGGAAAGCTTCCCCCAAAGCCTAAAATGAATGAAGAGAGGCCTGTAAATGTTCCTAACATGCCAAAAGTTGCCAGGTCTAATGACAATGATACGTGCACATCAAATAGTGCTTTGGGACCTGATAACTTACGTTCTGATCTTATTGATTTGAGTTATCTCGAGCCTCCTGTTGTACCACCTTCAAGGGTTTATCATTCAGAGAGGATTCCACGTGGACCAGCAGAGATGAATAGGTTGACCAAGTCAGATGATTCACTTGGGTCTCAGTTACTTGCTACTCATTTACAATCTGATGCTGACACCCAGGGTTTCATCTCAGAATCAGAGGCATCACATGAACCTATTGAAGATCGTATGGCTGTCAATAACAACCAGGTTTCTGATCCTGTTAATGTAGCAGATGCTACAACGgctaatgataaaaaaattaagtttgatAAACCAGCAGATGCTGGATCACAACCAGGGCACCAAGGTTATCCTGCACCTAATACTCATGCGCCTAGTGGTGTAGTCGCTAGCGGTGGCGGAGACATTCTAATTGATATCAATGACCGGTTTCCCCGTGATTTTCTTTCTGATGTATTTGCACGAGCGATTTCTGAAGAATCACATGGTATCAGTGTTCTGCCACAAGATGGAGTAGGGATGAGCATGAACATTGAAAATCATGACCCGAAACATTGGTCTTATTTTCAGAAACTAGCGAATGGTGAAAGAGAAGAGTTCAGGCAGAAGGACGTGTCTCTTATTGATCAGGATCATCTTGCGTTCTTATCTGGACTTCCGAAAGTTGAAGAAGAACTTTCTTCAGTTTATAATGTTTCTGGAACCCAGGTGGGTTTGCGAAATGCTTTTGTTGAAGATGGTGAAAGAGAAATAGCGGGTTCCGCATCGACATCTATGCAACCTCATTATAATCCTTCAGAGATGAAAAGCAGTGAAGGCATGCAGTTTGATGATTTAGCAGATAACATGAGAATGCCAGACTCGGAGTATACG GCCGAGACGAGGAACGATGCACTATCTTCTATCGACCCTTCTCTTGCCGATCTTGATATCAGTTCGTTACAG ATTATCAGAAATGAAGATCTTGAAGAATTAAGGGAACTTGGCTCTGGTACTTTTGGTACCGTGTACCATGGAAAATGGAGGGGGACAGATGTTGCAATTAAGCGTATTAAGAAAAGCTGCTTTGCAGGCCGATCATCTGAGCAAGAAAGATTA ACTGTAGAGTTCTGGCGTGAAGCTGTTATTCTCTCAAAGCTTCATCATCCAAATGTAATGGCATTTTATGGCGTAGTACAAGATGGGCCTGATGGAACGTTAGCTACTGTCACAGAGTTCATGGTGGATGGCTCACTAAGACATGTCTTGCTTCGTAAAGATAG GCATCTTGATCACCGCAAGAGGCTTATAATTGCAATGGACGCGGCCTTTGGAATGGAATATTTACACTCAAAGAATATTGTCCATTTTGACCTGAAATGTGACAATCTTTTGgtgaacatgaaagattcttcACGCCCTATATGCAAG GTAGGAGATTTTGGTCTGTCCAAAATCAAGCGGAACACTTTGGTTTCAGGCGGAGTACGGGGAACCCTTCCATGGATGGCTCCAGAGCTACTGAATGGCGGCAGCAACAAAGTTTCTGAGAAG GTTgatgttttttcttttgggaTCGTGTTATGGGAGATTCTTACACGTGAGGAACCGTATGCAAACATGCATTATGGTGCAATCATAG GAGGCATTGTGAATAATACCCTCAGACCCTCAGTTCCAAGTGATTGTGATCCTGATTGGAGAAGGCTCATGGAGCAGTGTTGGTCTCCTGATCCAGCGGTGAGACCATCCTTCACGGAAATAACTAATCAGTTACGCATAATGTCTGCAGCCTGCCAAAGTAAAGCCCATGCTCACAAGGCTTCCTAG
- the LOC122590826 gene encoding probable LRR receptor-like serine/threonine-protein kinase At3g47570: MLNRSFEKISYGRLFKATEGFFSENLIGIGSFASVYKGIIDENGLIVAIKVLNLQRRGGSKSFTAECDALRNIRHRNLVKVITSCSSLDFKGNDFKSLVYEFMPKGSLESWLYSIHQMLNLVQRISIIKDVACALDYLHCRCGSIVVHCDLKPSNILLDADMVAHVGDFGLAKILSLEEVSSTNESSTSVIRGTVGYAPPGKKHVDPMFQEGLGLHFSARSALNDGFVLQILDPMLLKEDVHEESLISLVKIGVKCSSESPQDRMEIGTVVHELCSIDI; the protein is encoded by the exons ATGTTAAATAGATCTTTCGAGAAGATATCATACGGAAGACTTTTCAAAGCAACGGAAGGGTTCTTTTCAGAAAATCTGATTGGTATAGGTAGCTTTGCTTCAGTTTACAAAGGAATTATCGATGAAAATGGCTTGATTGTGGCGATCAAAGTACTAAACCTTCAACGCCGAGGAGGTTCCAAGAGTTTTACGGCCGAGTGTGATGCCTTGAGAAACATTCGCCATCGCAACCTTGTGAAGGTCATAACTTCTTGCTCGAGTCTCGATTTCAAAGGCAATGATTTCAAATCTTTGGTGTACGAATTCATGCCAAAGGGGAGTCTCGAGAGTTGGTTGTATTCAATACATCAAATGCTAAATCTTGTTCAAAGAATTAGCATAATCAAAGATGTGGCATGTGCGCTTGATTATCTACATTGCCGTTGTGGGTCTATTGTTGTTCATTGCGATTTGAAACCAAGCAACATTTTGTTGGATGCTGATATGGTTGCTCATGTTGGGGATTTTGGGCTCGCGAAAATTCTCTCTCTTGAAGAAGTTTCTAGTACAAATGAGAGTAGCACAAGTGTTATCAGAGGAACAGTGGGATATGCACCTCCAG GAAAGAAACATGTTGATCCAATGTTTCAAGAAGGGCTAGGACTACATTTCTCCGCTAGGAGCGCCTTGAATGATGGTTTTGTGCTTCAGATCCTTGATCCAATGCTTCTAAAGGAAGATGTACATGAAGAGAGTTTGATTTCATTAGTAAAAATTGGAGTAAAATGCTCTTCCGAGTCTCCACAAGATCGAATGGAGATTGGGACCGTTGTTCACGAGCTCTGCTCGATCGATATATGA